A window of Primulina tabacum isolate GXHZ01 chromosome 4, ASM2559414v2, whole genome shotgun sequence contains these coding sequences:
- the LOC142541575 gene encoding vesicle transport protein GOT1-like → MMAFEMNDRKKIGLGLTGFGVFFSFLGIIFFFDKGLLAMGNVLFISGVALTIGLKSSAQFFVKRSNFKGTISFGAGFILVIIGWAVLGMILEAYGFVVLFSGFWPTFAIFLQKIPIIGWIFQQPLVRSFFDRQRGKRVPV, encoded by the exons ATGATGGCCTTCGAGATGAACGACAGGAAAA AAATTGGGCTCGGTTTGACTGGTTTTGGAGTGTTCTTTTCATTTCTGGggataattttctttttcgataaGGGACTGCTGGCAATGGGAAAC GTCCTCTTCATCTCAGGGGTGGCATTAACCATTGGACTAAAGTCGTCTGCACAATTCTTCGTGAAACGTTCGAATTTTAAG GGAACAATTTCATTTGGTGCTGGCTTCATTCTTGTTATAATTGGATGGGCCGTACTAGGGATGATCCTGGAGGCATATGGTTTCGTTGTACTCTTTAG CGGATTTTGGCCAACTTTTGCTATTTTTCTGCAGAAAATACCTATTATAGGTTGGATTTTCCAGCAGCCTCTTGTTAGATCG TTCTTTGATCGTCAACGTGGAAAAAGAGTACCTGTATAA
- the LOC142541885 gene encoding uncharacterized protein LOC142541885, which translates to MSGRLIKWTTELGEYDIQYEPRTAIKAQALANFLADTVHQENEDPWKVYVDGSSSKEGSGVGVVLISPAGEEVKLAVRLDFRASNNEAEYEAVLAGLRAAINVGATRILIFSDSQLVAQQMKEMYDVKDEKLIEFAREVDRVREKFTEIIFEQIPRKENEKADTLAKMAGTMEVGRLEMWYFKLNSHLTRVHPQLN; encoded by the coding sequence ATGTCTGGCCGTTTGATTAAGTGGACTACCGAGCTAGGAGAGTATGACATCCAGTATGAGCCGAGAACAGCTATTAAAGCACAAGCCTTAGCCAATTTTCTGGCTGACACCGTGCACCAAGAGAATGAGGACCCTTGGAAAGTATATGTGGATGGTTCCTCTTCGAAGGAGGGAAGTGGGGTGGGAGTggtactgatttcaccagctggGGAGGAAGTGAAGTTAGCTGTAAGGTTAGACTTTAGAGCATCCAACAATGAGGCAGAATATGAGGCTGTGCTGGCAGGACTTCGAGCAGCCATAAATGTGGGAGCTACTCGGATACTTATTTTTTCTGACTCACAGTTGGTAGCACAACAGATGAAGGAGATGTatgatgtgaaagatgagaagcttATTGAGTTTGCTCGAGAAGTGGACAGAGTCAGAGAGAAATTCACAGAGATTATATTTGAACAGATTccaaggaaagaaaatgaaaaggcaGACACTCTAGCCAAAATGGCTGGAACAATGGAAGTTGGAAGACTAGAGATGTGGTATTTCAAGTTGAACTCACACCTCACACGAGTTCACCCGCAGTTGAACTAG
- the LOC142541886 gene encoding uncharacterized protein LOC142541886 has translation MITFTVVDTPSSYNGILGRPALKDFRAVVSTYHRKLKFPVGKEVGVLSGDKRVARRCYEGIVKEEGKRARVEVNMIRRRRSGLPVVAREVQEVMDEKPEIVTLGPGEKTLRIAPDLDPKVREELITCLQANLSGFAWSAQKLTGTSPDVVEHRLNILPNSSPVKQKKRHFGPEKDIVIKKEVGELLNAGHIREVQFSTWLSNVVLVPKSSRKWSMCVDFRDLN, from the coding sequence ATGATAACATTTACCGTGGTGGACACCCCCTCATCATATAATGGAATCTTGGGGCGACCAGCCTTAAAGGATTTCAGGGCAGTAGTTTCCACATATCATCGGAAGTTGAAATTTCCTGTGGGAAAGGAGGTGGGAGTCTTAAGTGGAGACAAGAGAGTTGCACGACGATGTTATGAAGGAATAGTGAAAGAAGAGGGGAAGAGGGCTCGTGTGGAGGTCAATATGATTAGAAGGAGGCGAAGCGGGTTGCCCGTGGTAGCGAGGGAGGTTCAGGAGGTGATGGATGAAAAACCAGAGATTGTGACATTGGGGCCCGGTGAGAAGACCCTCAGAATAGCCCCTGACCTTGACCCAAAAGTCAGGGAGGAACTCATTACTTGTTTACAAGCTAATCTCAGCGGGTTCGCTTGGTCAGCCCAAAAGCTCACAGGGACGAGCCCAGATGTAGTAGAACACCGATTAAACATCTTACCAAATTCTAGTCCCGTGAAGCAGAAGAAAAGACACTTCGGGCCCGAGAAAGATATAGTTATAAAGAAGGAGGTGGGAGAGTTGCTCAATGCTGGGCACATTCGAGAGGTGCAGTTTTCTACTTGGCTCTCGAATGTCGTTCTTGTTCCGAAGAGTTCAAGGAAATGGAGTATGTGTGTGGATTTCAGAGACCTCAATTAG